Proteins from a genomic interval of Aphelocoma coerulescens isolate FSJ_1873_10779 chromosome 24, UR_Acoe_1.0, whole genome shotgun sequence:
- the MCAM gene encoding cell surface glycoprotein MUC18 isoform X1, with protein sequence MAGGRWPAGLALGWGCCLLLCCAAASKLEISMPAVVEVEIGGTARIECNFYIPENASYTYIDWFYMDRSNRQVRLYHVTASGVLEDDTDYKGRLSLEEGKALSISSVTVQDARTFMCQVGAGSYGMGESSTELRVYKVPKTPEIETSSGGISVRSNEVPEIAKCLSRNSFPPPNITWHKNGEQLHPGENKVMMQSTLTRESSGLYTVSSVLYAPVTREDRHSRYHCTVHYWLRGQQRALESQEVKLNIFYSTKHLKMQVVSSSALVKEGDNVTLVCEADGNPPPVFSFFKKNLDEWQDLSSLAEPDSGVLNLHDVNKSSSGTYRCQSLDLDDLSQKEEDVDLVVNYIEGVHVKMEPSSNLREGDDVKLSCDAHSPVALNYQWRDGKGEKVADGNQLVLRNLTFETSKTFSCKVMAPSVPGLEQSKQVFVTVEGKPRIVAISSPLYVRQDEVVNLTCKAIAFPRPTLQWSINGTAHEYMDNQHIASNLTVRVSHDLLQAGAKCRVSNTLGVSEKHIQLVDQKSTAESQGVIIVAIIVAILVVAVLGAVIYFLHKKGKIPCGRAGKQDITKPEARKDKIVVEVKSDKLSEEAGLLQGANGEKRPAADQSEKYIDLRN encoded by the exons aTGGCTGGGGGGCGGTGGCCGGCGGGGCTcgccctgggctggggctgctgcctcctgctctgctgcg ctgcagccagcaagCTGGAGATCTCCATGCCAGCCGTGGTGGAAGTGGAGATCGGGGGCACAGCCAGGATCGAGTGCAACTTCTACATCCCTGAAAATGCTTCCTACACCTACATCGACTGGTTCTAC ATGGACCGCAGCAACAGGCAGGTGAGGCTGTACCACGTCACGGCCAGCGGCGTCCTGGAGGATGACACAGACTACAAGGGGAGGCTGTCACTGGAGGAGGGCAAGGCCCTGTCCATCAGCTCAGTGACGGTGCAGGATGCCAGGACCTTCATGTGCCAGGTGGGAGCTGGCAGCTACGGCATGGGCGAGAGCAGCACCGAGCTCAGAGTCTACA AGGTCCCCAAGACCCCTGAGATTGAGACCAGCTCAGGAGGCATCTCCGTGAGGAGCAATGAGGTCCCAGAG ATTGCCAAATGCTTGAGCAGAAACAGCTTCCCACCTCCCAACATCACATGGCACAAGAACGGGGAGCAGCTGCACCCAGGGGAGAACA AGGTGATGATGCAGTCGACGCTGACGCGCGAGTCGAGCGGGCTGTACACGGTGAGCAGCGTGCTGTACGCGCCCGTCACGCGCGAGGACCGCCACTCCCGCTACCACTGCACCGTGCACTACTGGCTGCGGGGACAGCAGCGCGCCCTGGAGTCACAGGAGGTCAAGCTCAACATCTTCT ACTCCACCAAGCACTTGAAGATGCAGGTGGTGTCGTCCTCGGCGCTGGTGAAGGAAGGGGACAATGTGACGCTGGTCTGCGAGGCTGATGGGAACCCACCGCCTGTCTTCAGCTTCTTCAAGAAAAAC CTGGATGAGTGGCAGGATCTGTCGTCGCTGGCAGAGCCCGACAGCGGGGTCCTGAACCTGCACGACGTGAACAAGAGCAGCAGTGGCACGTACAGGTGCCAGTCGCTGGACCTGGACGATTTGTCACAGAAAGAGGAGGATGTGGATCTTGTTGTGAACT ACATTGAAGGGGTCCATGTGAAGATGGAGCCATCCTCAAACCTTCGTGAAGGGGATGATGTGAAGCTGAGCTGTGATGCCCACAGCCCCGTGGCCCTGAATTACCAGTGGAGGGATGGGAAG GGCGAGAAGGTGGCAGACGGGAACCAGCTCGTCCTGAGGAACCTCACCTTTGAAACCTCCAAAACCTTCAGCTGCAAGGTGATGGCCCCGAGcgtgccagggctggagcagagcaagCAGGTGTTCGTGACTGTTGAGG GGAAGCCGCGGATCGTGGCCATCAGCTCCCCGCTGTATGTGCGGCAGGACGAGGTGGTCAACCTGACTTGCAAGGCCATCGCCTTCCCCCGTCCCACCCTCCAGTGGAGCATCAACGGCACG gctcATGAGTACATGGACAACCAGCACATCGCCAGCAACCTGACGGTGCGGGTGAGCCACGACCTGCTGCAGGCGGGAGCCAAGTGCCGGGTGTCCAACACGCTGGGCGTCAGTGAGAAGCACATCCAGCTGGTGG ATCAAAAGTCAACagcagagagccaaggggtgatcATCGTGGCCATCATCGTGGCCATCCTCGTGGTGGCCGTGCTGGGCGCTGTCATCTACTTCCTGCACAAGAAAGGCAAGATCCCGTGTGGCCGCGCCGGGAAGCAGGACAT CACAAAGCCAGAGGCCCGTAAAGACAAGATTGTAGTTGAAGTTAAGTCAGATAAACTTTCCGAAGAGGCGGGGCTCCTGCAGGGCGCCAACGGCGAGAAGAGACCCGCAGCTGACCAG AGCGAGAAATACATCGATCTGAGAAACTAG
- the C1QTNF5 gene encoding complement C1q tumor necrosis factor-related protein 5 gives MKQLFLLFLLGLITRSLQIEDNKIPGLCSGQPGIPGTPGLHGGQGLPGRDGRDGRDGATGMPGEKGEMGPPGVPGPRGEMGSPGVDGLHGEKGAQGECAVAPRSAFSAKRSESRSPPLADQPILFDVVLINEQGHYDPATGKFTCEVPGLYYFAVHATVYRTSLQFDIMKNGHSIASFFQYYGNWPKPTSLSGGTLVRLEPEDEVWVQVGVGDYIGFYASVKTDSTFTGFLVYSYWQNSAVFA, from the exons ATGAAgcagctcttcctcctcttcctcctcgggcTCATCACCAGGTCCTTGCAGATTGAAGACAACAAgatccctgggctctgctcagggcagCCAGGCATCCCAGGGACCCCAGGCTTGCACGGGGGCCAGGGTTTGCCAGGCAGAGACGGACGAGATGGCCGGGATGGGGCCACGGGGATGCCAGGGGAGAAGGGCGAGATGGGCCCTCCTG gaGTGCCCGGGCCCCGCGGGGAGATGGGCAGCCCCGGTGTGGACGGGCTGCACGGTGAGAAGGGGGCTCAGGGTGAGTGTGCCGTGGCCCCTCGCTCGGCCTTCAGCGCCAAGCGCTCCGAGTCCCGCAGCCCTCCCCTGGCCGACCAGCCTATCCTCTTCGACGTGGTGCTCATCAACGAGCAGGGCCACTACGACCCCGCCACGGGCAAGTTCACCTGCGAGGTGCCCGGCCTGTACTACTTCGCCGTGCACGCCACCGTGTACCGCACCAGCCTGCAGTTCGACATCATGAAGAACGGCCACTCCATCGCCTCCTTCTTCCAGTACTACGGCAACTGGCCCAAGCCCACCTCGCTCTCGGGGGGCACCCTGGTCCGCCTGGAGCCCGAGGACGAGGTGTGGGTGCAGGTGGGCGTGGGGGACTACATCGGCTTCTACGCCAGCGTCAAGACGGACAGCACCTTCACCGGCTTCCTCGTCTACTCCTACTGGCAGAACTCCGCCGTGTTCGCCTGA
- the USP2 gene encoding ubiquitin carboxyl-terminal hydrolase 2 isoform X2 — protein MRDSYTVTLPEEPPALPDLHKDLRPRTSMPGSLLVSTFVGLVLNKTKSSKAVQGLTGLRNLGNTCFMNSILQCLSNTKELRDYCLQNQYLRDLNNNSRMRTALMTEFAKLIQLLWTSSPNESVSPSDFKTQIQRYAPRFVGYNQQDAQEFLRFLLDGLHSEVNRVLVRPRASTDTLDHLPDDEKSRQMWRRYQEREDSRISDLFVGQLKSSLTCSECGYCSTAFDPFWDLSLPIPKKGYGEVTLMDCLRLFTKEDVLDGDEKPTCCRCKARTRCTKKFSIQKFPKILVLHLKRFSEARIRSSKLTTFVNFPLKDLDLREFASQSCNHAVYNLYAVSNHSGTTMGGHYTAYCKSPVSSEWHSFNDSRVTPMSSSHVRSSDAYLLFYELASPSSRM, from the exons ATGAGGGACTCCTACACGGTGACGCTGCCCGAGGAGCCCCCCGCGCTCCCCGACCTTCACAAGGACCTGCGGCCCCGCACCTCCATGCCAGGGTCCCTGCTGGTCTCCACCTTCGTCGGGCTCGTCCTCAACAAGACCAAG agctccaAGGCCGTGCAGGGGCTGACCGGCCTGCGGAACCTCGGCAACACG TGCTTCATGAACTCCATCCTGCAGTGCCTGAGCAACACCAAGGAGCTGCGGGATTACTGCCTGCAGAACCAGTACCTGCGGGACCTCAACAACAACAGCCGCATGCGCACGGCGCTCATGACAG agtTTGCAAAGCTGATTCAGCTGCTCTGGACCTCGTCCCCCAACGAGAGCGTGAGCCCCTCGGACTTCAAGACGCAGATCCAGAGATACGCCCCACGCTTTGTCGGATACAA CCAGCAGGATGCTCAGGAGTTCCTGCGGTTCCTCCTGGACGGGCTGCACAGCGAGGTGAACCGTGTGCTGGTGCGGCCCCGAGCCAGCACTGACACCCTGGACCACCTCCC TGACGACGAGAAGAGCCGGCAGATGTGGAGGAGGTACCAGGAGAGGGAGGACAGCCGCATCAGcg ACCTCTTCGTGGGGCAGCTGAAGAGTTCTCTGACCTGCAGCGAGTGCGGCTACTGCTCCACAGCCTTCGACCCCTTCTGggacctgtccctgcccatccccAAG AAAGGCTACGGGGAGGTGACGCTCATGGATTGCCTCCGGCTCTTCACCAAAGAGGACGTGCTAGATGGGGACGAGAAACCG ACGTGTTGTCGCTGCAAAGCCAGGACGAGGTGCACAAAAAAATTCAGCATCCAGAAGTTCCCCAAGATCCTGGTGCTTC ACCTGAAGCGCTTCTCCGAGGCCAGGATACGAAGCAGCAAACTCACCACCTTCGTCAACTTCCCGCTGAAGGACCTGGACCTGCGGGAATTCGCCTCGCAGAGCTGCA ACCACGCTGTTTACAACCTCTACGCCGTATCCAACCACTCGGGCACCACCATGGGGGGACACTACACAGCCTACTGCAAGAGCCCCGTGTCCAGCGAGTGGCACAGCTTCAACGACTCCCG CGTCACCCCGATGTCCTCGAGCCACGTGCGCAGCAGCGATGCCTACCTGCTCTTCTACGAGCTGGCCAGCCCGTCCTCCCGCATGTAG
- the RNF26 gene encoding E3 ubiquitin-protein ligase RNF26 produces MDVLFALLRGLRLLVDLLLLVLDLNFFLVSSLVSALLWLLAAASSLPAAAAAAVVACWDALVLVRGCCGAMEGMRAAGHLVSHLALRGRELAQRGLGAVLGCGQALGRQLCEALAIGTSLLMYLVNSLVNVCLIGTQNLFTLLAALWDSLAGPVIRVTDLLAAFLAHVSSGAIAVSILLWSPCQMAFELLCSATNLFISVFFVNVYGLGLLLLIVVVSAFVFNPGLLWTLTGYLLGYFHTLPSFRRLQRDVWRLYQVAVLTLGVAMTSQPWRRLVDWILQVTDWSLQVTNWSWGGRMVNQGSDQRRAVAAPRAPAPGRVTPGQLPAEQEEQPGAEQGPQPRPALSRAGAGQRHQTSREEPGTSWWKAPRKQQLNATAGNAEGTPDNDPWALLKEQEERKKCVICQDQTKTVLLLPCRHLCLCQECTEVLLQQDIYQRNCPLCRQMILQTLNVYL; encoded by the coding sequence ATGGACGTGCTGTTCGCGCTGCTCCGCGGGCTGCGCCTGCTCGTcgacctgctgctgctggtgctcgACCTCAACTTCTTCCTGGTGTCCTCGCTGGTGTCCgcgctgctgtggctgctggccGCGGCCTCCAGCCTGcccgcggccgcggccgccgcggtGGTGGCGTGCTGGGATGCGCTGGTGCTGGTGCGGGGGTGCTGCGGGGCCATGGAGGGCATGAGGGCGGCCGGGCACCTGGTGTCGCACCTGGCGCTGCGGGGCCGCGAGCTGGCGCAGCGCGGGCTGGGCGCCGTGCTGGGCTGCGGGCAGGCGCTGGGCCGGCAGCTGTGCGAGGCGCTGGCCATCGGCACCAGCCTGCTGATGTACCTGGTCAACAGCCTGGTCAACGTGTGTCTCATCGGCACCCAGAACCTCTTCACGCTGCTCGCCGCCCTCTGGGACTCGCTGGCCGGGCCCGTCATTAGGGTCACGGACCTGCTGGCCGCGTTCCTGGCGCACGTGTCCAGCGGTGCCATCGCCGTGTCCATCCTGCTGTGGTCGCCGTGCCAGATGGCCTTCGAGCTGCTCTGCTCCGCCACCAACCTCTTCATCAGCGTCTTCTTTGTCAATGTTTACGGCCTGGGCTTGCTGCTGCTCATCGTGGTGGTCAGCGCCTTCGTGTTCAACCCCGGGCTGCTGTGGACGCTGACGGGATACCTGCTGGGCTACTTCCACACGCTGCCCTCCTTCCGCCGCCTGCAGCGGGACGTGTGGCGGCTCTACCAGGTGGCCGTGCTGACCCTGGGCGTGGCCATGACCTCCCAGCCCTGGCGCAGGCTGGTGGACTGGATCCTGCAGGTGACCGACTGGAGCCTGCAGGTGACCAACTGGAGCTGGGGAGGCAGGATGGTGAACCAGGGGAGTGACCAGCGacgggctgtggctgcccccagAGCCCCGGCCCCCGGCAGGGTGACCCCGGGCCAGCTGCCGGccgagcaggaggagcagccgGGTGCAGAGCAGGGGCCGCAGCCACGGCCTGCTCTGAGCCGTGCTGGGGCAGGACAGCGTCACCAGACATCCAGGGAGGAACCAGGAACGTCCTGGTGGAAAGCTCcgaggaagcagcagctgaacgCGACAGCCGGGAATGCTGAGGGAACCCCCGACAACGACCCCTGGGCGCTGCTGAAAGAACAAGAGGAGCGTAAGAAATGTGTCATCTGCCAGGACCAGACCAAGacagtcctgctgctgccctgcaggcacctgtgcctgtgccaggagtGCACAGAggtgctcctgcagcaggacaTCTACCAGCGCAACTGCCCCCTGTGCCGCCAGATGATCCTGCAGACCCTCAACGTGTACCTGTGA
- the MFRP gene encoding membrane frizzled-related protein produces MKDFTEITLCPEALDRSKTEFCNPVFEGEEPREAPSAENPPDKDGTGPAPRRDRLGQQLWGQVGWRYRADCKFTWLCVALMSIILLFLISLLLGIVIHQLTSPHPPGAPATALPARGTATITTAPPRRDPPARGTAASPTESWLPTARAAVPACGGTLRGPEGSFSSPNYPGPYPPNALCVWRIEVGAGLAIQLRMETFSVEGTASCLFDRLELYEEPGSGGTAPAPARGAPTRFCGNVPPPTFNSNSDRLRVTFISDSSVGAPGFIARYRAVTPAEKSCAWDEHLCDQGLCLQPGFVCDGFHDCTDKSDEANCSLKHRECGGPLTALEGHLSTPNHPQPYPHQQLCLWQISVPLGHVIDLHFHNFSLESHGDCSFDFVEVHDSAGTGAASLMGRFCGHQLPPTLTSSRHVMTVLFVADEGVADDGFFATYHARNATEKTCSPAEFSCGNGECQALESVCDGWHDCPDGTDELNCTGVSYPAFGSVCEPVEVEMCLGLGYNATSFPNIWLAIPDQEGAAEVLQDYQTLMELACYQHLRLLICSLFVPKCTPDGGVLQPCRAVCLAAELRCQQSLGLLGILWPINCNILPDSNDPVECFQP; encoded by the exons ATGAAAGACTTCACCGAAATCACGCTTTGCCCCGAGGCTCTGGACCGCAGCAAG ACCGAGTTCTGCAATCCCGTTTTTGAGGGCGAGGAGCCCCGGGAGGCACCGAGCGCGGAGAACCCTCCGGACAAGGATGGGACCGGCCCCGCACCACGCCGGGACCGCCTCG gccagcagctctggggacaggTGGGCTGGAGGTACCGCGCCGACTGCAAGTTCACCTGGCTCTGCGTGGCTCTGATGAGCATCATCCTGCTCTTCCTCATCTCCCTCCTGCTCGGCATCGTCATCCACC AGCTGACGTCCCCACACCCACCCGGCGCCCCGGCCACAGCCCTGCCCGCCCGTGGCACTGCCACCATCACCACAGCACCCCCCCGAAGGGACCCTCCGGCCCGCGGAACAGCTGCCAGCCCAACCGAGAGCTGGCTGCCCACGGCCCGCGCAGCAGTACCGG CCTGCGGAGGGACCCTGCGGGGTCCGGAGGGCTCCTTCAGCTCCCCCAACTACCCTGGCCCCTACCCCCCCAACGCCCTTTGCGTCTGGCGCATCGAGGTGGGCGCCGGGCTCGCCATCCAGCTGCGGATGGAGACGTTCAGCGTGGAGGGCACCGCCTCCTGCCTCTTCGACCGCCTGGAGCTCTACGAAGAGCCGGGCTCTGGCggcacagcccctgccccagctcggGGGGCCCCGACCAG GTTTTGTGGCAACGTGCCCCCCCCGACCTTCAACTCCAACTCCGACCGCCTGCGGGTCACCTTCATCTCCGACAGCAGCGTGGGCGCCCCGGGCTTCATCGCCCGCTACCGCGCCGTGACCCCGGCCGAGA AGAGCTGCGCCTGGGACGAGCACTTGTGTGACCAGGGGCTGTGCCTCCAGCCGGGCTTTGTGTGCGACGGCTTCCACGACTGCACGGACAAGAGCGACGAGGCCAACTGCAGCCTGAAGCACAGAG AGTGTGGGGGGCCGCTGACCGCCTTGGAGGGACACTtgtccaccccaaaccacccccagcCGTACCCGCACCAGCAG cTGTGCCTCTGGCAGATCTCGGTGCCCCTGGGCCACGTCATCGACCTGCACTTCCACAACTTCAGCCTGGAGTCACACGGGGACTGCAGCTTCGACTTCGTGGAGGTGCACGACAGCGCGGGCACGGGGGCTGCCAGCCTCATGGGCAG GTTCTGTGGCCACCAGCTGCCACCCACCCTGACCTCCTCACGGCATGTCATGACCGTCCTCTTCGTGGCAGACGAGGGAGTAGCAGATGATGGGTTCTTTGCCACCTACCACGCCCGCAATGCCACAGAGA AGACCTGCAGCCCCGCGGAGTTTTCCTGTGGGAATGGCGAGTGCCAGGCGCTGGAGTCCGTGTGTGACGGCTGGCACGACTGCCCCGACGGCACTGACGAGCTCAACTGCACCGGGGTGTCCTACCCGGCCTTCG GGTCTGTCTGCGAGCCCGTGGAAGTGGAGATGTGCCTGGGGCTGGGCTACAACGCCACCTCCTTCCCCAACATCTGGCTGGCCATCCCGGACCAGGAGGGAGCCGCCGAGGTGCTGCAGGACTACCAG ACGCTGATGGAGCTGGCGTGTTACCAGCACCTCCGCCTGCTCATCTGCAGCCTCTTCGTGCCCAAGTGCACCCCGGACGGCGgggtgctgcagccctgccgGGCCGTGTGCCTGGCGGCCGAGCTGCGCTGCCAGCAGTCCCTCGGCCTCCTCGGCATCCTCTGGCCCATCAACTGCAACATCCTGCCCGACTCCAACGACCCCGTGGAGTGCTTCCAGCCCTGA
- the MCAM gene encoding cell surface glycoprotein MUC18 isoform X2, with the protein MAGGRWPAGLALGWGCCLLLCCAAASKLEISMPAVVEVEIGGTARIECNFYIPENASYTYIDWFYMDRSNRQVRLYHVTASGVLEDDTDYKGRLSLEEGKALSISSVTVQDARTFMCQVGAGSYGMGESSTELRVYKVPKTPEIETSSGGISVRSNEVPEIAKCLSRNSFPPPNITWHKNGEQLHPGENKVMMQSTLTRESSGLYTVSSVLYAPVTREDRHSRYHCTVHYWLRGQQRALESQEVKLNIFYSTKHLKMQVVSSSALVKEGDNVTLVCEADGNPPPVFSFFKKNLDEWQDLSSLAEPDSGVLNLHDVNKSSSGTYRCQSLDLDDLSQKEEDVDLVVNYIEGVHVKMEPSSNLREGDDVKLSCDAHSPVALNYQWRDGKGEKVADGNQLVLRNLTFETSKTFSCKVMAPSVPGLEQSKQVFVTVEGKPRIVAISSPLYVRQDEVVNLTCKAIAFPRPTLQWSINGTAHEYMDNQHIASNLTVRVSHDLLQAGAKCRVSNTLGVSEKHIQLVDQKSTAESQGVIIVAIIVAILVVAVLGAVIYFLHKKGKIPCGRAGKQDIARNTSI; encoded by the exons aTGGCTGGGGGGCGGTGGCCGGCGGGGCTcgccctgggctggggctgctgcctcctgctctgctgcg ctgcagccagcaagCTGGAGATCTCCATGCCAGCCGTGGTGGAAGTGGAGATCGGGGGCACAGCCAGGATCGAGTGCAACTTCTACATCCCTGAAAATGCTTCCTACACCTACATCGACTGGTTCTAC ATGGACCGCAGCAACAGGCAGGTGAGGCTGTACCACGTCACGGCCAGCGGCGTCCTGGAGGATGACACAGACTACAAGGGGAGGCTGTCACTGGAGGAGGGCAAGGCCCTGTCCATCAGCTCAGTGACGGTGCAGGATGCCAGGACCTTCATGTGCCAGGTGGGAGCTGGCAGCTACGGCATGGGCGAGAGCAGCACCGAGCTCAGAGTCTACA AGGTCCCCAAGACCCCTGAGATTGAGACCAGCTCAGGAGGCATCTCCGTGAGGAGCAATGAGGTCCCAGAG ATTGCCAAATGCTTGAGCAGAAACAGCTTCCCACCTCCCAACATCACATGGCACAAGAACGGGGAGCAGCTGCACCCAGGGGAGAACA AGGTGATGATGCAGTCGACGCTGACGCGCGAGTCGAGCGGGCTGTACACGGTGAGCAGCGTGCTGTACGCGCCCGTCACGCGCGAGGACCGCCACTCCCGCTACCACTGCACCGTGCACTACTGGCTGCGGGGACAGCAGCGCGCCCTGGAGTCACAGGAGGTCAAGCTCAACATCTTCT ACTCCACCAAGCACTTGAAGATGCAGGTGGTGTCGTCCTCGGCGCTGGTGAAGGAAGGGGACAATGTGACGCTGGTCTGCGAGGCTGATGGGAACCCACCGCCTGTCTTCAGCTTCTTCAAGAAAAAC CTGGATGAGTGGCAGGATCTGTCGTCGCTGGCAGAGCCCGACAGCGGGGTCCTGAACCTGCACGACGTGAACAAGAGCAGCAGTGGCACGTACAGGTGCCAGTCGCTGGACCTGGACGATTTGTCACAGAAAGAGGAGGATGTGGATCTTGTTGTGAACT ACATTGAAGGGGTCCATGTGAAGATGGAGCCATCCTCAAACCTTCGTGAAGGGGATGATGTGAAGCTGAGCTGTGATGCCCACAGCCCCGTGGCCCTGAATTACCAGTGGAGGGATGGGAAG GGCGAGAAGGTGGCAGACGGGAACCAGCTCGTCCTGAGGAACCTCACCTTTGAAACCTCCAAAACCTTCAGCTGCAAGGTGATGGCCCCGAGcgtgccagggctggagcagagcaagCAGGTGTTCGTGACTGTTGAGG GGAAGCCGCGGATCGTGGCCATCAGCTCCCCGCTGTATGTGCGGCAGGACGAGGTGGTCAACCTGACTTGCAAGGCCATCGCCTTCCCCCGTCCCACCCTCCAGTGGAGCATCAACGGCACG gctcATGAGTACATGGACAACCAGCACATCGCCAGCAACCTGACGGTGCGGGTGAGCCACGACCTGCTGCAGGCGGGAGCCAAGTGCCGGGTGTCCAACACGCTGGGCGTCAGTGAGAAGCACATCCAGCTGGTGG ATCAAAAGTCAACagcagagagccaaggggtgatcATCGTGGCCATCATCGTGGCCATCCTCGTGGTGGCCGTGCTGGGCGCTGTCATCTACTTCCTGCACAAGAAAGGCAAGATCCCGTGTGGCCGCGCCGGGAAGCAGGACAT AGCGAGAAATACATCGATCTGA